One window from the genome of Marinobacter sp. LV10R510-11A encodes:
- a CDS encoding putative bifunctional diguanylate cyclase/phosphodiesterase: MNPRLKGAVRQSDTLGRLGGDEFIVLLRALSERNNAVDISENLLKIFREPFQIDGRELILTLSIGISIYPENGNCASDLLRNADTAMYQAKALGRNTYSFFTKEMNEVMLRRFEIEEHLNSALARNEFEVYYQPKFDVKNESIVGAEALLRWHNPILGNVTPDEFIPIAEHTGVIVHIGKYVFEQALEFLNEWKNVNQRDYTMAVNLSPRQFRDKELINFIKKSLSDTGTKPDRLEFEITEGVLMIGNSYIDDALDELNELGVKLSMDDFGTGYSSLSYLRKYSFDTLKIDRSFINGITLNKEDCNLVKSTIAMAHSLDMLVVAEGVEMREQLTLLEKLGCDLVQGYYFSRPIPAKEMIDFQHTTNH; this comes from the coding sequence ATGAATCCAAGATTAAAGGGCGCAGTTCGACAATCAGACACTTTAGGTCGCTTAGGTGGCGACGAGTTCATTGTATTATTGCGAGCGTTATCAGAAAGGAATAATGCGGTCGATATTTCTGAAAATTTACTTAAAATTTTTAGAGAACCTTTTCAAATAGATGGCAGAGAGCTAATTCTGACATTGAGTATTGGCATTTCTATCTATCCTGAAAACGGGAATTGCGCGTCTGATTTGTTGCGTAATGCCGATACTGCAATGTATCAAGCAAAAGCATTAGGACGTAATACATATTCATTTTTTACCAAAGAAATGAATGAGGTAATGCTGCGTCGCTTTGAAATAGAAGAACATCTTAATAGCGCGCTAGCACGTAATGAATTTGAAGTATATTATCAACCAAAATTTGATGTTAAAAATGAAAGTATTGTTGGCGCAGAAGCATTACTTCGCTGGCATAACCCGATCCTGGGTAACGTAACTCCGGATGAGTTCATTCCAATTGCTGAGCATACTGGCGTAATTGTCCACATAGGAAAGTATGTTTTTGAGCAAGCCCTTGAATTTTTAAATGAGTGGAAAAACGTTAATCAACGAGATTATACAATGGCGGTTAATCTATCGCCCCGTCAATTCAGGGATAAAGAGTTAATTAATTTTATTAAAAAGTCTCTTAGCGATACGGGTACTAAACCTGATAGGTTGGAGTTTGAAATTACCGAAGGTGTATTGATGATCGGTAACTCATACATTGATGATGCGTTAGATGAACTCAATGAGCTGGGCGTGAAATTATCAATGGATGATTTTGGAACAGGATATTCATCCTTGAGTTATCTTCGGAAATATTCCTTCGATACATTAAAAATAGATCGTAGTTTTATCAACGGTATAACTTTAAACAAGGAGGATTGTAACTTAGTAAAATCAACCATCGCAATGGCACATAGTTTGGATATGCTGGTTGTTGCTGAAGGCGTTGAAATGCGCGAACAACTTACTCTATTGGAAAAGTTAGGTTGCGACTTAGTGCAAGGGTATTATTTTAGTAGACCT